The sequence below is a genomic window from Dehalococcoidia bacterium.
GCCGGTATAGAAATCGAACAGCTGATCTTCGCCCCACTGGCCAGTGCGGAAGCGGTGCTCACCGCGGACGAAAGACAGAACGGCGTAATCATGGCCGATATCGGCGGGGGCACCACGGGCGTGGCTGTTTACAAAGACGATAACATTTTCCACACCTCCGTACTCCCCGTCGCCGGCAATTCGATAACCCACGACATTTCCGTCGGTCTGGGCGTCTCCGTGGAACTGGCCGAGGAGATGAAAAAGAAATACGGCAGCGTTGTCCCGGGTGAGGAAAAAATCACTGAAAGAACGCTCACCGAAGACGGGCAAACCGTGCCCTATGCCGAGCTCTACGAGATTATCCGCACCCGTGTGGAAGAGTTGTTGCGGCTGATACTTCTCGAGCTCCCCAACGATTACAGCAAATATATCCGCTCCGGCATGGTTCTTACCGGCGGTACTACCAACCTTCCCGGAATCGCCGAGCTCGGCCTGGAGGTTACGCACTTGCCCGTGCGCATCGGAACTCCTCCGCAGCTCTACGGCGTATCCGACAGCCTGATCGATCCGGCTTTTTCCACCGCCGTGGGCCTGCTTTTATGGAAACAGTCTCACCCCGAAACACCCAGGGCGAGTGAAACGGGCTCAGGCCGCAGTTTCATGTCCGACTTGACCGGCATGTTCAGCCGGAAGCAACCGTCGTAAGAAGAATCTAACTACATTTAAAATTAGGAAGGAGCAACAAATTGGCAAAAACGATTTATGTACAGAGTGGAGCTAAAATCAAGGTTGTCGGCTGCGGCGGCGCCGGCTGCAACGCTATCACGCGCATGGTGCGCGAACAGATTCGCGGTGTCGAATTCGTCGCCATGAACACCGATGCCCAGGCGCTGGCCATCACCGAAGCCCCCATTCGCATACAACTGGGTGAAAAAAATACCCGCGGCCTGGGTGCCGGCGGCGATAATAAAATGGGGCATGCGGCCGCCGAAGAAAGCCGCGATGAAATCCGCCAGGTAGTTGCGGGTTCGGA
It includes:
- the ftsA gene encoding cell division protein FtsA, with amino-acid sequence MKRRKIASIDVGTSKICTVMADTDGEDLRILGVGVAPSNGLQKGLVVNLNDAKESIRQSVKTAEQAVGYKLESAMVSITGRHISSVNNRGVIAITSNKQMVKQEDVERVLKVAQNVAQTGASGSMILHLIPQTYAVDGQEGIKNPVGMHGFRLDVDTHIVTAATASVENLTKCVRGAGIEIEQLIFAPLASAEAVLTADERQNGVIMADIGGGTTGVAVYKDDNIFHTSVLPVAGNSITHDISVGLGVSVELAEEMKKKYGSVVPGEEKITERTLTEDGQTVPYAELYEIIRTRVEELLRLILLELPNDYSKYIRSGMVLTGGTTNLPGIAELGLEVTHLPVRIGTPPQLYGVSDSLIDPAFSTAVGLLLWKQSHPETPRASETGSGRSFMSDLTGMFSRKQPS